The sequence CATTTGCATCAACAATCATTTCGTCCATGAAATATGGAATTAACCTAATTTCACCTTGCATATCAATCCCTCCTAAAATGGTACTGCGTAGTAAAAATCTGAAGTTTCTGAAAATATAACATTTTTTGGACAAAATGAAAAGGGATAATAGTAGTAGGAAAATAAAACCAATCACATTTTTCTCTCTTTAAGCATACGGGTGGGGATTTTTTTAGTTTTTAAAGGTAGGATCCAATAGAAGAATGGGTGAGGACTTACGGGTTAGCCGTCAATGTATCAATCCCATTAGCCGAAATTTAAACAAACGTTTGATTGAGAGGATGAACCATTGCGTAGACAAGGTTTTTAGAGGTTAAACAAACGTTTGGTTAAAAAGAGAAGTTCTGGTATTTTCATCATGTCACCCACACTTTCAACATAAAATGTCTTGAAGGAAGGTGAACCAATGATGAATTATTATCAGTATGGCTATCCTGGCTATTCATATTATCGAAACGCACCTGACATGGCCTTCGCTCAAATACAGGGAGGTCCATTAGCACCAGGATTGCAAGGGTATATTTTTTTTCGGGAAGTGCAAAATGGGGTGGAAGTATATGCAGAGATAACAGGTTTACCATCATATAGGGAAGGAAAAGGTGATCAAAATCCGATCGGGCCTCATGGATTTCACTTACATGAAAAGGGAGTCTGTGAAATAGGGGACCCAAAGGAACCCTTTTCTTCTGCCGGGGGACATTGGAATCCGACGAACCAGCCTCATGGTAATCATGCGGGTGATTTTCCTGTACTGTTCTCAAATGACGGATACGCTAAAATGTCCTTTTTTACAAATAAATTCAAAGTGAAAGACGTCATAGGCAAAGGGGTCATCATCCATCAAAGCCCGGATGACTACAGATCCCAGCCCTCGGGAGATGCGGGGAAACGGCTCGCATGCGGAGTCATTATGGGGTATGGGGTCTAACGAAAAAGGGTTGACCTTATTGACAGGTCAACCCTTTTTTATCATTTATTAGAATAGGCCCAATACATCAAGCATGACAATAACGATTAGCAACGGAGCCACAAAACGTATCAGGAAGAACCAGGCTTCGAATAATCCCCGCTTCAATCCACTTCCTTGCTTCAACTCTTCGTAAAGTGCTGTTTTCTTCATTTTCATAGGTACGAACAGTGCAATAAGCAGTGATCCAATCGGAAGCAGCACATTGCTGACAGCGAAATCAGCCAAGTCAAAAATGGTCTTATCGAATAGCGTGATATTCCCAAGAATCCCAAACGATAATGCCGACGGAATACCGAAAACAAAGATGGCAAGTCCGATGATCCAAGACCATTTCTTGCGCTTCTCAGGTTCTCCTTTTGAAATGACCGAAACAATGATTTCGAGCATGGAGAATGCAGATGTTAACGCTGCGAACAAGAACAGAACAAGGAACGCAATAAAGAAGAACATCCCAAAAGGAATTTGACTGAAAACGGTTGGTAAAACATTAAACAGTAGTACAGGGCCAGCCCCAGGTTCTAAATCAAAGGCAAAGACCGCAGGGAAAATGGCCAATCCTGCTAACAGTACAATGAAAATATTCATAGCCACAATGGAAATGGCTGATCTGGGCAGACTCTGTGTTTTCGGCAGATAAGAACTGTATGTCACCATCACCGATACACCTACACTTAGTGTGAAGAACGATTGTCCCATCGCTTCCAAAATCGTTTGTGATGTCACTTTTGAAAAATCTGGTTGCAGCAGGAATGTGATTCCATCCACCGCATTATCAAGGGTTACAGCACGAACAACCAAGAGAATAAATAAAATAAATAATGCCGGCATCATGATTTTACTGGCCAGCTCAATACCTTTTTGAACCCCTTTAGCAACCACGAAGATGGTCATCAAGATGAAAAGGAATTGAACGAATACACTTGTTACAGGATTTGAGATCGTCGCACCAAATACTTCTGCGTATTGGTCAGAGGAAAGATTGTTCAATTGACCCGTAATGGCTTTAAATAAATAAACAACAATCCATCCCCCGATCACGCTGTAGAAGGAAAGTAAGATAAAGGATGTAACCATTCCAAGAATCCCGACCCAGTGCCAGTGCGTACCAGGAGCGATTTTTCGATACGAATCAACGGCATTGCTTCCGGCTGTCCGTCCGATTGAGAATTCTGCCAATAGTAATGGAAGTCCGAGTAATAAAGTAAATAGAATGAAGATCAGGAAGAATGCTCCACCTCCATTTTGACCAGCGATATAAGGGAATTTCCAAATTGCCCCCAATCCAATCGCAGACCCTGCTGCCGCTAATATAAAGCCAATCTTTGATGACCATTGTTCGCGTTGACTCATTCTCATTCTCCTTTCTGTTTTCTGTATTATTGACGTGTGGGGGGAGCCGATGCCAAACAAAATAAAAAAATCGCCCCTACATATCGTAGGGACGATTTGGATATCGCGGTACCACCCTAGTTATGAGAAAACAATTCTCATCACTCTTCACACATAACGGCCTTAACCGTCTTTTGATCTCGTCAAAAGAAGCTCCGGAATCGAAATTCACCAATCATCTTTGTACCGGTTCACACCAACCACCGGCTCTCTTTAACAGGGAAATGTATGCTACTTGTTTCCATCAAAGCTTATTCAATATTAGGTTATACAATTTTTATCATGAATCAAAACAACTTGTCAATCTATTTCGGAAAAAGTAGTGAGAATTGTCTGGAATTGTTGGTGGTTTTTGGTGTTGTCATGATGTATGTGTACCGCGGGATAGATGCTTTGAATTGTACCTGGTACAACTAAATCCATTCGCTGAAACCCGCACCTCCATTGAGTTCACCCTCCTTCTCAAGTAAAATAAAGAAAAAACGTAATGAAAAGGTGTTTTAAATGAAATCATATATTGTTGTGGGTGCGGGAATACTTGGTGCTTCTACGGCGTATCATCTTGCTAAGGCAGGGGCAGAGGTCACAGTGGTAGATCGTCAGGACCCTGGACAAGCAACGGATGCAGCGGCGGGGATTGTTTGTCCATGGCTGTCGCAGCGTCGGAATAAAGTGTGGTATCGACTGGCCAAAGGTGGGGCGAAGTATTATCCGAGCATCATTCAACAGCTGGAAGCTGACGGAGAATCAGAAACAGGGTATAAGCGAGTAGGAGCGATCAGTCTGCATACAGATGAAAATAAGCTTCGAAAAATGGTTGAGAGAGCGGAAAAGCGCAGGGAAGATGCACCTGAAATCGGTGAACTCACTATTCTTACGGCTGAGGAAACACGTCAACGTTTCCCGCTTTTATCTGAAGAGTATCAAGCTGTTCATGTAAGTGGGGCTGCACGAGTTGATGGAAGAGCGATGCGGCAGGCGCTTATTAATGGAGCCAAAAAGAACGGGGCGATATTCCGGCAAGGGGATGCCAAGCTTCTGAAAGAACAAAACAGGATCACAGGTGTCACGATAGGCGAACAAAAGCTTGCAGCAGATGAAGTGATTGTCACAGCAGGTGTTTGGGCGAAGGAACTTTTTGAACCGGTGGGAATAAACTTCTTGGTATCTTCGCAAAAAGCGCAAATTCTTCATTTACAGGTAAAGGGTGAAGAAACGAATGGGTGGCCTGTTGTCATGCCACCGAATGACCAATACCTTCTCGCGTTTCCTGAGGGAAGAGTTGTCGCAGGTGCGACCCATGAAAATGATGTCGGCCTCGACCGCCGGGTGACAGCAGGTGGTTTACATGAAGTTCTTCACAAAGCGATGGAAGTAGCACCCGGCATCCATGACAGTACAGTGATGGAAACAAGGGTGGGGTTTCGCCCGTTCACTCCAGGTTTTCTCCCCGTTTTCGGAACGATGCCTGGACTTCCTGGGGTGCTGGTAGCGAATGGACTTGGGGCATCCGGACTGACGGTCGGCCCATATCTTGGTTCTGAGCTTGCGAAGCTTGCACTCGGTGAACCTACAGAACTGGATCCTTCCGACTACGATGTAGCGGGTGCGATGGAGTAAAGGAAGAAAAAAGCATCAGCTCATTTCCCTCTATCTTCTAAGCAAAATGACCCTTATAATAGAGAGAGCGAAGTTTAGTATATAAAGAAAAGGTGTTTACTATATGAGTTTATTAACAGTCAAAAACTTAACTCACGGGTTCGGTGACCGTGCGATTTTTAATGACGTTTCTTTCCGTTTGTTAAAGGGTGAGCATATCGGCTTGATCGGTGCCAATGGAGAAGGAAAGTCTACATTTATGAATATCATTACAGGTAAGCTTGAGCCCGATGAAGGAAAAGTGGAGTGGGCGAAGCGGATCCGTATCGGTTATCTGGATCAACATGCACAGTTGAAGCAGGGCATGACAATCCGGGATGTGTTGAAGACAGCCTTTCAATACCTGTTTGATATGGAAACAGAAATGAATGAGCTCTTTGCCAAAATGGGGGAAGCATCTCCGGAAGAGCTGGAAGAATTGCTCGAGGAAACAGGGACACTACAGGATGCCCTGACAAATAATGATTTTTATATCATAGACGCAAAAGTAGAGGAAATTGGCCGTGGCCTTGGATTAGATGATATAGGGTTGGATAAGGATGTCCACGATTTAAGTGGAGGGCAACGAACGAAAGTCTTACTGGCCAAGCTTCTACTGGAAAAACCGGATATTCTTTTACTCGATGAGCCTACTAACTACCTTGACGAGCAGCATATCAATTGGTTGAGACGCTATCTGCAGGAATATGAAAATGCGTTTATCCTGATCTCACATGATATTCCATTCTTAAATAGTGTCATTAATCTTATTTATCATATGGAAAATCAAGAATTGAATCGTTACGCGGGAGATTATCATGAATTCAAACGGGTTCATGAAATGAAGAAGCAGCAACTCGAATCTGCATTCAAGAGACAACAGCAGGAAATTTCAGAGCTGAAGGATTTCGTTGCCCGCAATAAAGCGCGTGTGTCGACCCGTAACATGGCGATGTCACGTCAGAAGAAGCTGGATAAGATGGATATGATTGAACTGGCTGCCGAAAAGCCGAAGCCAGAGTTTCATTTCAAACAAGCGAGAACCGCTGGCAGGGTCATTTTTGAAACGAAAGACCTTGTAATTGGATATGATGAACCATTGTCGAAGCCACTCAATCTCAAGATGGAGCGCGGTCAGAAGATTGCCCTATCTGGAGCGAACGGGATCGGGAAGACGACTCTTCTACGCAGTATTTTAGGAGAAATCAAACCAATATCAGGCTCAGTGGAATTGGGAGACTATCTTCATATTGGTTATTTTGAGCAGGAAATCAAGACAAAGAATAATAATACGTGCATCGAAGAGGTGTGGAATGAGTTCCCATCCCTAAATCAAGCAGAAGTGCGTGCCGCCCTTGCAAAATGCGGACTGACGACAAAGCATATCGAAAGCAAGGTAGAAGTACTGAGCGGGGGAGAAAAAGCAAAGGTACGACTATGTAAATTGATGAACAAAGAATCGAATGTCCTGGTGTTTGACGAGCCGACCAACCACTTAGACGTAGAGGCAAAAGAAGAATTGAAACGTGCCCTTAAAGAATATAAAGGTACCGTCCTTTTAATCAGTCACGAACCTGAATTCTATCAGGATGTGGCGACGGAAGTATGGAACTGTGAAAACTGGACGACGAAATTATTCTAAATGAAAAAGCGGATTCACAAGCATTTAAAGCTTGAGAATCCGCCTTTTTATGTTAGTCCTCCAAAACATCTTCCAATGATGAATATCCATTATCCTCTAAACGTAAGTCATCAAAACTATGCTTCATATGAAGGTCGATTAATTCCAGCAGGGTTTGTTGATCGCGGTTTTCGATGGCTTTGACCATTTCTTCGTGTTCTCTGAAACGTACGTTTTCGCCGGGTTCCACATGATAAAATACATCAAATAAGAATAGATAGACGTTGGACTGAGTAAGCATTTCATCCATGTAGCGCATCAGGAATTTATTCCCGCTGACTTCGGCCAGGAATAGATGAAACTGCTTATTGAGTTCTACATATTTTAACAGGTCCTTTTGTCTATAGGTTTCCTGTTCATCCTTAAGAAAGGTGTAGAGCCTCGGCATGTCGGTTTTTTTAACTTTAGGCAGACCATACTTAACGGTAAGGTATTCAAGTTCCTTCCTTAACTCGAAGAAAGAGATGATCTCTTCTCTTGTGGGATGGACGACAAAAGCTCCCCGGTTTGGGATGATCTGAACCAGTCCTTCTAATTCAAGTCTTTTCAACGCATGTCGAATGGGGGTTCTGCTTACAGCCATCTTCATAGAGATGACTTGTTCGACAAGCTGGGTTCCCGGGGCGATCTTTCTGGCCAGTAAGGCATCCTTCAGTTGCCCATATACTCTAAACTCTGCGGTTTGTCTCTTCTTCACGTTCATCATCCATTCAATCTAATATTTCATAGTACCTATCATATACGAAAAAGAGGATGATCCATAATCACGTGTCTTCAAAATCGGTTGAGATTTGAGAAAACACCTGACTGAATCATCCACTTAAAAACCTCTTAAGCGAAGGATTTAAAATTCTGTCCCCATATTTCATTCATGCTGTGTACGGTAATAAATGCTTTTTCATCGGTTGATTGAATATATGATTTTAATTTCGAGAAGTCTTTGCGATCAAGAATGGTCGTGATGACTTCTTTTTGATCATCTGAAAATGCGCCTTTAGCTGAATGCAGCGTTGCTCCTTTTTCCAGGTCTCCGACAATAAATTGCTTAATTTCCTCACTATGCTCGCTGATGATCACTACTTCTTTGTTTTCATTGAAAAACTGAAGAGTTCTGTCAATCATCATTCCCTTCAATAGCAATCCAAAGAATGCATACAAACCAATCTGAAGTCCGAATAAGTAGGCAGACGAAATGACGATCAGAATATCAGATGCGAGGACTGCGCGTCCCAGCTCAAGACCTGTGAACTTGTGAATGATCTTGGCAAGAACCCCCGTTCCACCGGCGGAAGCTTCTTGATTAAAGATCATTGCGACTCCAATGGCCCCAATGAGCGTACCAATCACAATTTGAATGAGAACATCATGACCAATGGGATTATGGAGGGGATGATACACCTCTAAAGCCCATACCATGCCACTTAGTGAGAGGCTTGCGAAGACCGATTTCAGACCGAAGCTGGGGCCGATCAGAAGTAAGCCGAGAATAAATAGAATCATATCGAGTGCAAACATAATCACTCCAACAGGTAAATCCATGAATTGTGATAGAACGATGCCTGCACCACTGGTCCCACCTGTGCCGATCCTATTTGGTGATAAGAAAAAATGTATATTCAGCGCAATCAAAAAAGCGCCCAAAGTTATATTTAGTAAGGATTGAACTTGTTTCATCTTGGAGCAAGCTCCTTTCAGTAACGGTAGTTTTAAAAACAATCAACCCGATTATAAAGAGTGGAAACTGGGATGTAAATGGAAAAATCCAATGTAAGCATTTACTTATAAAAGTTTTTATTATGGATTTTTTCTGACTTTTTTTAAGCAGAATACATGGAGAAAAAAGGATTGACTTTTTTACGTAACCTAATTAATATTTAAACAGGTTAAATATTAATGACATGAAAAGAGATGGAGGGGTAAAGTGGACTTAGAACATATTAAACATTCCTATATAGATCGTTTATTTACAGCTTTTCAAATTTCGAATCGTCATATTCAACAAGATCTGGCTTCCTCATTAAAAGAAATGAACTTAACAGGTCCCCAGTTTTATATTCTTTATCTCCTTTCCACATCGGAAGGAACAAAATCAACGGAACTTGCGGATAAGCTCGATGTAAAACCCAGTGCGATCACGGTGATGATCGACCGTTTACTTAAAAACAATTTTGTTATCCGGGAAAGAGATGAGAAGGATCGCAGAATTGTGAAGCTGGAACTAACCTCTGAAGGACATGAGGTTTTCGAGAAAGGAAAAGCTAAAAGGAAAGAAATTTTTTCAAAGTATCTCGCTTATCTTGATGAAGAAGATGTAAATCAACTGGTAACGATTTACGAGAAGCTCGCTGCAGCTGTTGAGAACAATACAGAAGAATAAGGAGAGAACACATATGTCAGTACAACCAGGGATTAATAAACGCTTAGTGCTAACCGGTTTAATTATCGGGATGTTCTTTAGTGCACTTGAACAAACCGTAGTTGGGACAGCAATGCCAACTATTATCGCTGAGCTAAACGGTTTTTCTATTTTTGCGTGGGTAACCACGGCTTATTTAATTACTTCCACCACTGTTACACCAATCGTGGGGAAACTATCGGATTTATATGGTAGACGTTTATTGTATTTGATTGGGGTCATCATTTTCATTATCGGATCGGGCTTGTGTGCAACGGCCACTTCCATGGAGCAGCTCGTTCTATATCGCGGTCTTCAAGGGATTGGCGGAGGAATGATCATGCCCCTGTCCCAAACGATTATTGGGGATATCTTCACAGCTGAACAGCGTGCAAAGTGGCAGGGGGTATTTGGAGCATTATTCGGATTAAGCTCCGTGATCGGTCCATTTATTGGCGGTTTCATTGTGGACACCATCAGCTGGCACTGGATTTTCTTGATAAACGTACCATTTGGTTTATTATCGGCACTCCTATTGTTCATCGGTTTGAAGTATGAAAATGTAGGACGCCCGACAGATAAGGTAAGCATTGATTACTTGGGGATCATCACCCTGATTCCGGCGTTAGTGCTATTACTGATAGGGTTGAATTTCGGAGGAGACAAATTCGAGTGGACGTCAGGAACTAGCTTTCTGATTTTTGGTGGTGCCATCGTGTTACTGCTTCTGTTTGGTTTCATCGAAAACAAAGCAAAAGAACCAATCCTGGATCTAAGCCTGTTTAAGAATAGAGTGTTTGCGACGACGAATGCGTTAGGTTTCCTTCTTGGTCTGGGAATGTTCGGAGCGATTATGTTTGTACCGATGTTCATGCAGGGTATTCTCGGAGTTACACCAACCCAGGCAGGTTCTACGATGACTCCAATGATGATCGCGATGATTATGGCAAGTATCATCGGAGGCAGATTATTGCTGAAACTGAAATACCGCACCGTCCTTACGGCAGGTATGCTCACTACTGTAGTCGGCTTTTTCTTGATGAGTACGATGGGTCCGGATTCTAAAGAATATACAGCATACTTTTTTATGGTGGTCATGGGATTTGGAATGGGTCTGGTGATGCCAACACTTATGATTGCTGTTCAAAATGAATTTCCTAAGTCCCGATTGGGGGCTGTCACATCATCGGCCACCTTCTTCCGCTCGATCGGTGGAACGATTGGGATTACAGTATTGAACGCCGTTATGAATCAGTCACTTCAAGAGAATATGAAGGAAGTGACGGCACAGCAGGATAATCCAGCTGCAAGTCAAATCCTTGCAGGGTTAAGTGAGAAAACAGATGCCCTGTTCGGCCTGCTTGTCACACCTGGTTTACTGGAAGTTCCGAAAGAGATTGGCAGCATCGTGATTGCTTCCATTGAAACAGCATGGTCTGATGCCTTCACAACTGTATTCTTGACAGGTTTAATCTTTATCGCGATTGGCGTGGGAGTGGCCCTGTCAGTCGGAAATGGAAGAATCAAACGAGATAAAGAGTTGCAGGAAGAAGCGATCAAAGAGGAGACAACGCTTAAACCGGCCACTGAATAATAAGAAAAGCCTGCTTTGGAGTGATTTCAAAGCAGGCTTTTTGTTGGTTTTTCCGGCCTCGGTTGGCATAAGTAAGAATCCTATGCGAGAAAATCGTTATTTTATAGAAAATGACATAATCTTTTTACTCACTTATCAAATAAAAGCTATATTTTACTTGGTTCATAGAAACCTCCGATAGGATAACGGCGAAATTTTCATTTTAACGGCGATATTCCAAATATAACGGCGAAACGGATTCTCACGCCCCTCTATGCCTCGCACCAGAAAGATACCTTTCCCCAAGATCTCTTCTCACTCAGCAGCCTATGAATGCGTTTTGATGAAATTTTCTGAAAATATATTGACAATTTTCAACAGACACGTTATCTTTTGAGTAGATAAATATAACACATAATTACATAAACGAATTAATAACGTTATATAAATATATTTTTATATAGTGACAGGAGGCCGATACGTTGATTTTGCAT is a genomic window of Rossellomorea sp. y25 containing:
- a CDS encoding superoxide dismutase family protein, which translates into the protein MNYYQYGYPGYSYYRNAPDMAFAQIQGGPLAPGLQGYIFFREVQNGVEVYAEITGLPSYREGKGDQNPIGPHGFHLHEKGVCEIGDPKEPFSSAGGHWNPTNQPHGNHAGDFPVLFSNDGYAKMSFFTNKFKVKDVIGKGVIIHQSPDDYRSQPSGDAGKRLACGVIMGYGV
- a CDS encoding sodium-dependent transporter produces the protein MSQREQWSSKIGFILAAAGSAIGLGAIWKFPYIAGQNGGGAFFLIFILFTLLLGLPLLLAEFSIGRTAGSNAVDSYRKIAPGTHWHWVGILGMVTSFILLSFYSVIGGWIVVYLFKAITGQLNNLSSDQYAEVFGATISNPVTSVFVQFLFILMTIFVVAKGVQKGIELASKIMMPALFILFILLVVRAVTLDNAVDGITFLLQPDFSKVTSQTILEAMGQSFFTLSVGVSVMVTYSSYLPKTQSLPRSAISIVAMNIFIVLLAGLAIFPAVFAFDLEPGAGPVLLFNVLPTVFSQIPFGMFFFIAFLVLFLFAALTSAFSMLEIIVSVISKGEPEKRKKWSWIIGLAIFVFGIPSALSFGILGNITLFDKTIFDLADFAVSNVLLPIGSLLIALFVPMKMKKTALYEELKQGSGLKRGLFEAWFFLIRFVAPLLIVIVMLDVLGLF
- a CDS encoding FAD-dependent oxidoreductase — translated: MKSYIVVGAGILGASTAYHLAKAGAEVTVVDRQDPGQATDAAAGIVCPWLSQRRNKVWYRLAKGGAKYYPSIIQQLEADGESETGYKRVGAISLHTDENKLRKMVERAEKRREDAPEIGELTILTAEETRQRFPLLSEEYQAVHVSGAARVDGRAMRQALINGAKKNGAIFRQGDAKLLKEQNRITGVTIGEQKLAADEVIVTAGVWAKELFEPVGINFLVSSQKAQILHLQVKGEETNGWPVVMPPNDQYLLAFPEGRVVAGATHENDVGLDRRVTAGGLHEVLHKAMEVAPGIHDSTVMETRVGFRPFTPGFLPVFGTMPGLPGVLVANGLGASGLTVGPYLGSELAKLALGEPTELDPSDYDVAGAME
- a CDS encoding ABC-F family ATP-binding cassette domain-containing protein, which encodes MSLLTVKNLTHGFGDRAIFNDVSFRLLKGEHIGLIGANGEGKSTFMNIITGKLEPDEGKVEWAKRIRIGYLDQHAQLKQGMTIRDVLKTAFQYLFDMETEMNELFAKMGEASPEELEELLEETGTLQDALTNNDFYIIDAKVEEIGRGLGLDDIGLDKDVHDLSGGQRTKVLLAKLLLEKPDILLLDEPTNYLDEQHINWLRRYLQEYENAFILISHDIPFLNSVINLIYHMENQELNRYAGDYHEFKRVHEMKKQQLESAFKRQQQEISELKDFVARNKARVSTRNMAMSRQKKLDKMDMIELAAEKPKPEFHFKQARTAGRVIFETKDLVIGYDEPLSKPLNLKMERGQKIALSGANGIGKTTLLRSILGEIKPISGSVELGDYLHIGYFEQEIKTKNNNTCIEEVWNEFPSLNQAEVRAALAKCGLTTKHIESKVEVLSGGEKAKVRLCKLMNKESNVLVFDEPTNHLDVEAKEELKRALKEYKGTVLLISHEPEFYQDVATEVWNCENWTTKLF
- a CDS encoding GntR family transcriptional regulator; translation: MKKRQTAEFRVYGQLKDALLARKIAPGTQLVEQVISMKMAVSRTPIRHALKRLELEGLVQIIPNRGAFVVHPTREEIISFFELRKELEYLTVKYGLPKVKKTDMPRLYTFLKDEQETYRQKDLLKYVELNKQFHLFLAEVSGNKFLMRYMDEMLTQSNVYLFLFDVFYHVEPGENVRFREHEEMVKAIENRDQQTLLELIDLHMKHSFDDLRLEDNGYSSLEDVLED
- a CDS encoding YitT family protein, with amino-acid sequence MKQVQSLLNITLGAFLIALNIHFFLSPNRIGTGGTSGAGIVLSQFMDLPVGVIMFALDMILFILGLLLIGPSFGLKSVFASLSLSGMVWALEVYHPLHNPIGHDVLIQIVIGTLIGAIGVAMIFNQEASAGGTGVLAKIIHKFTGLELGRAVLASDILIVISSAYLFGLQIGLYAFFGLLLKGMMIDRTLQFFNENKEVVIISEHSEEIKQFIVGDLEKGATLHSAKGAFSDDQKEVITTILDRKDFSKLKSYIQSTDEKAFITVHSMNEIWGQNFKSFA
- a CDS encoding MarR family transcriptional regulator, with amino-acid sequence MDLEHIKHSYIDRLFTAFQISNRHIQQDLASSLKEMNLTGPQFYILYLLSTSEGTKSTELADKLDVKPSAITVMIDRLLKNNFVIRERDEKDRRIVKLELTSEGHEVFEKGKAKRKEIFSKYLAYLDEEDVNQLVTIYEKLAAAVENNTEE
- a CDS encoding MDR family MFS transporter — protein: MSVQPGINKRLVLTGLIIGMFFSALEQTVVGTAMPTIIAELNGFSIFAWVTTAYLITSTTVTPIVGKLSDLYGRRLLYLIGVIIFIIGSGLCATATSMEQLVLYRGLQGIGGGMIMPLSQTIIGDIFTAEQRAKWQGVFGALFGLSSVIGPFIGGFIVDTISWHWIFLINVPFGLLSALLLFIGLKYENVGRPTDKVSIDYLGIITLIPALVLLLIGLNFGGDKFEWTSGTSFLIFGGAIVLLLLFGFIENKAKEPILDLSLFKNRVFATTNALGFLLGLGMFGAIMFVPMFMQGILGVTPTQAGSTMTPMMIAMIMASIIGGRLLLKLKYRTVLTAGMLTTVVGFFLMSTMGPDSKEYTAYFFMVVMGFGMGLVMPTLMIAVQNEFPKSRLGAVTSSATFFRSIGGTIGITVLNAVMNQSLQENMKEVTAQQDNPAASQILAGLSEKTDALFGLLVTPGLLEVPKEIGSIVIASIETAWSDAFTTVFLTGLIFIAIGVGVALSVGNGRIKRDKELQEEAIKEETTLKPATE